Proteins from a single region of Juglans microcarpa x Juglans regia isolate MS1-56 chromosome 5S, Jm3101_v1.0, whole genome shotgun sequence:
- the LOC121267649 gene encoding protein SCAR3-like isoform X2 — MPLVRFELRNEYGFGQPDIYRQIDREDPKAVLDAAAVAGLVGILRQLGDLSEFAAEVFHGLQEQVMTTVSRSHKLKARVERIEAALPPIEKAVLSQTSHIHFAYTAGSEWHPRIRNGKNHFIYNDLPQFIMDSYEECRNPPCLHLLDKFDTGGPGSCFKRYSDPTFFKKASATSDEATTERIRINKNAHRSKKKRSSQWNRKGLRGASRSNSRSRLQFTSLPVNGQTSMQTASAVDVASNSELGDHSNSFDSRNGPQFTSRIVDDQASPQTASAVDMTLKPDTGDHSNSFDSRTGLGDIECVFHLSSMQPEQQESLSSGLMQRNDTLDSVFPDEQTKAIDDNFPGSSLLEKIASSSSCVTWDEKAEIVEPNGQQSDREEAPEMLSTKSDVDTNRERAVNFTNIDQIHSLLDCKNSLEFISNGNQINSIESEPVFPDEQTKAMDDNFPGSSLLEKIAYSSYCVTWDEKAEIVVPNGQQSDREEAPEMLSTKSDLDTHGERAVNLANVGQIDSLLDCENSLELIFNSNQINDIESEPDNYMDALNAIGSESENDLDYQTKRKVEQYASNTNDEGINEIHELPENSSDLNHPELESDITSCSFSNEGVPSYIPNSLSPERVVHEQMPQITKMSSSLDFSADDFSGGADAHNGSQLESVVPGPLSSAPKTSDFGDVSMDKMFSSFYKSDETPADFSGVRSISFWTNGGLLGLEPSKPPAYAMSNAVGQDLVNRSKDDTVCPSKHGFMLKGDELEGKLDMLDKKDGGIEKDPSCVCSTSCQDDQEDSISKTKTFGRFSPADSDAKCENFSVMAPKTAVPVSPLVKSISAESNQENDENSSLAFGLSQRLLATGLYKKVSDVHDDNLEPASSMNASGLEQFSGQHGVVNQTIPEKKLEEWLGHGSPVDSLTSSPPLEHMKISFHPLNGSETSKLKLNFPDTNQCFEGIRDMFPSFQLVPEHGIPMNDFGFESDDDTFCRSSPYMSDDCHSHHSASNSEQWESGETPKSKDPEPHDALCGISSAESISTYQEFGRIINNGIQIDCGIRIADTGNGVEPSLSGSLLDLPNFDTVNPVLQQVTNEDSNLLKLECSGQLIPQPPPLPPVQWRVSKPNFYVIEYKQDDVSDALMHASDLKHFGSTMSQQPKPTPEKQQRTNEEAAAIGQMGKQDQQKLNEQKEANRAMNGKEMDERENFLQQIRSKSFSLRCTMTTTTSTPGPATDFKVTAILEKANAIRQVIGSDHGDDDDTWSDA; from the exons atgcCGCTGGTAAGGTTCGAGTTGAGGAACGAGTATGGATTCGGGCAACCGGACATTTACAGGCAAATCGACCGAGAAGATCCTAAGGCCGTGCTCGATGCTGCCGCCGTCGCTGGCCTCGTCGGGATCTTGCGCCAGCTCGGCGATCTTTCTGA GTTTGCAGCAGAGGTATTTCATGGCTTGCAGGAGCAAGTGATGACTACAGTGTCTAGAAGCCATAAACTGAAGGCCCGTGTAGAGCGCATTGAAGCTGCACTTCCTCCCATTGAGAAGGCTGTTCTTAGCCAGACAAGCCACATACATTTTGCTTATACTGCCG GTTCTGAATGGCATCCTCGTATTCGGAATGGAAAAAATCACTTCATCTACAATGACTTGCCACAATTTATTATGGACTCCTATGAAGAATGCCGCAATCCTCCATGTTTGCACTTGCTTGACAA GTTTGATACTGGTGGTCCGGGATcttgtttcaaaagatattcaGATCCAACTTTCTTTAAGAAAGCATCAGCTACCTCTGATGAAGCGACCACTGAAAGAATCCGAATCAATAAGAATGCTCATAGAAGCAAG AAGAAAAGGTCATCACAGTGGAATCGAAAAGGATTGCGTGGTGCATCAAGATCCAATTCCCGTAGCAG ATTGCAGTTTACTTCTCTTCCTGTTAATGGTCAAACTTCTATGCAAACTGCCTCAGCTGTGGATGTGGCTTCAAATTCTGAACTAGGAGACCATTCAAATTCTTTTGATTCAAGAAATGGTCCGCAGTTTACTTCTCGTATTGTTGATGACCAGGCCTCTCCTCAAACAGCATCTGCAGTTGACATGACACTGAAACCTGACACTGGAGACCATTCAAATTCTTTTGATTCAAGAACAGGCTTAGGAGATATAGAATGTGTTTTCCATCTGAGTTCCATGCAACCTGAACAGCAGGAATCGCTCTCTTCTGGGTTGATGCAGCGTAATGATACTCTTGATTCAGTTTTTCCTGATGAGCAGACCAAGGCTATCGATGATAACTTTCCAGGCAGTTCATTACTAGAGAAAATTGCCTCCAGTTCTTCTTGTGTTACCTGGGATGAAAAGGCAGAGATAGTGGAGCCCAACGGTCAGCAAAGTGATAGAGAGGAAGCTCCAGAGATGCTCTCGACAAAGTCTGATGTAGATACAAATAGGGAGAGAGCTGTTAACTTTACAAATATTGATCAAATACATAGCCTACTTGATTGTAAAAACAGTCTTGAGTTTATCTCCAACGGTAATCAGATCAACAGCATTGAAAGTGAGCCAGTTTTTCCTGATGAGCAAACCAAGGCTATGGATGATAACTTTCCGGGCAGTTCATTACTAGAGAAAATTGCCTACAGTTCTTATTGTGTTACCTGGGATGAAAAGGCAGAGATAGTGGTGCCTAATGGTCAGCAAAGTGATAGAGAGGAAGCTCCAGAGATGCTCTCGACAAAGTCTGATTTAGATACACATGGAGAGAGAGCTGTTAACCTTGCAAATGTTGGTCAAATAGATAGTCTGCTTGATTGTGAAAACAGTCTTGAGTTGATCTTCAACAGTAATCAGATCAATGACATTGAAAGTGAACCAGACAATTACATGGATGCACTCAACGCCATTGGATCGGAATCTGAGAATGATCTTGActatcaaacaaaaagaaaagtggagcaGTATGCCTCCAACACCAATGATGAAGGAATAAATGAAATCCATGAGCTTCCTGAAAATAGCTCAGACCTTAATCATCCAGAGTTGGAATCTGATATTACATCCTGCAGTTTCTCAAATGAAGGAGTGCCATCATATATACCAAACTCACTTTCCCCAGAGAGAGTTGTACACGAACAGATGCCTCAGATCACTAAGATGTCTTCTAGTTTAGACTTTTCAGCAGATGATTTCAGTGGAGGTGCTGATGCTCACAATGGTTCCCAATTGGAATCTGTTGTTCCTGGTCCATTATCCTCTGCCCCCAAAACTTCTGATTTCGGGGATGTATCGATGGATAAGATGTTTAGTAGTTTTTACAAGTCTGATGAAACTCCTGCTGACTTTTCTGGTGTTCGTTCAATTTCATTCTGGACTAATGGTGGTCTTCTAGGACTTGAGCCATCAAAACCTCCTGCTTATGCCATGTCAAATGCTGTGGGTCAGGATTTAGTAAACAGAAGTAAAGACGACACAGTTTGCCCTTCAAAACATGGGTTTATGCTAAAAGGTGATGAGCTTGAAGGTAAACTAGATATGTTGGACAAGAAAGATGGAGGCATTGAAAAGGATCCAAGTTGTGTTTGCTCTACATCATGCCAAGATGACCAGGAAGATAGTATCTCAAAAACGAAGACATTTGGGCGATTTTCACCGGCTGATTCAGATGCCAAATGTGAAAATTTCAGTGTAATGGCACCTAAAACTGCAGTGCCAGTCTCACCACTTGTCAAATCCATATCTGCCGAATCCAATCAAGAGAATGATGAAAACTCATCTCTAGCGTTTGGACTCAGCCAAAGGTTACTAGCAACTGGTTTGTACAAAAAAGTTTCAGATGTCCATGATGACAATCTTGAACCTGCTAGTTCTATGAATGCTAGTGGTTTGGAGCAATTTAGTGGGCAACATGGAGTTGTGAATCAAACAATTCCTGAGAAAAAACTTGAAGAGTGGCTTGGACATGGCTCTCCTGTAGATTCACTTACTTCTTCACCACCACTAGAACATATGAAAATATCTTTCCATCCTCTAAATGGCTCTGAGACTTCCAAACTGAAACTGAATTTTCCTGAtacaaatcaatgttttgaaggCATAAGAGACATGTTTCCATCATTTCAGTTGGTCCCTGAGCATGGTATTCCTATGAATGACTTTGGTTTTGAGTCTGATGATGACACATTTTGTAGATCATCTCCTTATATGTCCGATGATTGCCACAGCCATCACTCTGCATCAAATTCTGAGCAATGGGAATCTGGTGAAACTCCTAAAAGCAAGGATCCCGAACCCCATGATGCCTTATGTGGAATCTCGTCAGCGGAATCTATATCAACCTATCAGGAGTTTGGGAGAATAATCAACAATGGTATCCAGATTGATTGTGGAATTAGAATTGCAGATACTGGGAATGGTGTGGAACCTTCTTTGTCTGGTTCTCTGCTTGATCTTCCCAATTTTGATACCGTGAACCCTGTACTTCAGCAAGTGACAAATGAAGATTCTAATCTCCTCAAGTTGGAATGTTCTGGACAGCTTATACCACAACCGCCACCTCTCCCTCCAGTACAGTGGAGGGTATCAAAACCCAATTTTTATGTGATAGAATACAAACAAGATGATGTCTCTGACGCCCTAATGCATGCATCTGATCTGAAACATTTTGGATCCACAATGTCTCAGCAACCAAAGCCAACCCCAGAGAAGCAACAACGAACTAATGAGGAGGCTGCTGCAATAGGACAGATGGGCAAG CAGGACCAGCAGAAGTTGAATGAGCAGAAAGAAGCAAATCGAGCTATGAATGGCAAGGAGATGGATGAAAGGGAAAATTTCCTACAACAAATCAGATCAAAA TCATTTAGCCTGAGATGCACAATGACAACCACAACTAGTACACCAGGACCTGCTACAGATTTCAAAGTCACTGCCATTTTGGAGAAAGCTAATGCTATTCGCCAG GTTATTGGGAGTGATCATGGGGATGATGATGATACGTGGAGTGATGCTTGA